In Zunongwangia profunda SM-A87, the following proteins share a genomic window:
- a CDS encoding SDR family oxidoreductase: MKTIFITGASSGLGKETAKLFQKNGWQVIATMRNPEKEQELSVLENVSIHQLDITETENIDSLVNELTENYKIDLVLNNAGYGLIGPLESLTEGQITKQINTNLLGVIAVTKAFLPYFRNQKSGGFINITSSFGLLGFPTCSVYSATKFAVDGFSESLAYELAGFGISVKMVAPGGIKTDFATRSMDVGQHPAYEHLVAKVSEGYSPEQLENYTEAIAIAKVIYQAAIDGKDQLRYVAGEDAIELYKERTEQGAEQQYQRIKLMFN; encoded by the coding sequence ATGAAAACTATTTTTATTACCGGAGCCTCTTCCGGATTAGGAAAGGAAACCGCCAAATTATTTCAAAAGAACGGATGGCAAGTCATTGCCACAATGCGTAATCCTGAAAAAGAACAGGAACTGTCAGTATTAGAAAATGTTTCTATCCATCAACTGGATATCACTGAAACAGAAAACATAGATTCTTTAGTCAATGAACTTACAGAAAATTATAAAATTGACCTGGTCTTGAATAATGCTGGGTATGGACTTATTGGGCCTTTGGAAAGCTTAACTGAAGGACAAATTACAAAACAGATCAATACTAACTTGTTAGGTGTTATAGCTGTAACCAAAGCTTTTCTTCCTTATTTTAGAAACCAAAAATCTGGCGGTTTTATCAATATCACTTCAAGTTTTGGTCTGTTAGGATTTCCAACCTGCTCTGTTTATTCAGCTACAAAATTTGCTGTTGATGGTTTTTCAGAAAGTCTAGCTTATGAACTGGCCGGGTTTGGTATTAGTGTAAAGATGGTAGCACCTGGAGGTATTAAAACAGATTTTGCTACGCGCTCGATGGATGTGGGGCAACATCCGGCTTATGAACATTTAGTAGCCAAAGTCAGTGAAGGGTATAGCCCGGAGCAACTGGAAAATTATACTGAAGCCATAGCTATTGCGAAGGTCATTTACCAAGCAGCTATCGATGGGAAAGACCAGCTGCGCTATGTTGCCGGAGAAGATGCCATTGAGTTATATAAGGAGCGCACTGAGCAAGGGGCTGAACAACAGTACCAGCGGATAAAATTGATGTTCAATTAA